One Dromiciops gliroides isolate mDroGli1 chromosome 3, mDroGli1.pri, whole genome shotgun sequence DNA segment encodes these proteins:
- the LOC122751841 gene encoding zinc finger protein 345-like isoform X3, whose product MTTMVSILMEEFGQQRFESNGACTFSLREICDSNIKVDKNPKRICEVDEIRNRFIQSKILANSKRMTSWNDSFQDSEDSKCFPKQLEAFKAQEKSLEMQMYQGNHLEMAMNLNSDVIRNQKSHIGEMLYGSKKGGKAFSQDSKLNTLQKSHITEEPVEYKEFETSINHHSSLPCHPSLYPIMKRYTCHHCGNAIDWNLDFIRHQKIHIGKKFYKCYQCGKTSSLIVHQRIHTGEKLYECNKCGKTFRRSSKLAEHQRIHTGEKPYECNQCGKTFTHSSYLSRHQRIHTGEKPFECNQCGKTFSDSSSFGRHQRIHTGEKPYECNQCGKTFIQSSHLLAHQRMHTGEKPYECGQCGMTFVHSSSLAKHQRIHTGEKPYECNQCGKTFTESYSLVKHQRIHTGEKPYECNQCGKTFTQRSNLVDHQRIHTGEKPYECKQCGKTFTWSSKLAKHQRIHTREKPYVCNQCGKAFTKSCKLAEHQRIHAGEKPYECNQCGKTFTRSSKLAEHQRIHTGEKPYVCNQCGKTFTESSSLGRHQKIHTGEKPYVCNQCGKTFSESSNLAAHQRIHTGEKPYVCNQCGKTFTHSSYLGRHQRIHTGEKPYECKQCGKTFRRSSKLAEHQRIHTGEKPYECNQCGKTFTHSSYLSRHQRIHTGEKPFECNQCGKTFSDSSSLGRHQRIHTGEKPYECNQCGKTFIQSSHLLVHQRMHTGEKPYECGQCGMAFVHSSSLAKHQRIHTGEKPYECNQCGKTFTESYSLVKHQRIHNGEKPYECIQCGKTFTQRSNLVDHQRIHTGEKPYECKQCGKTFTWSSKLAKHQKIHTGKKS is encoded by the coding sequence ATGACTACAATGGTGAGCATTCTTATGGAAGAATTTGGCCAGCAGAGATTTGAGAGTAATGGTGCCTGTACCTTCAGTCTTAGAGAAATTTGTGACTCTAATATCAAGGTGGATAAAAATCCAAAAAGAATCTGTGAGGTTGATGAAATTAGAAATAGATTCATacagtctaaaattctagctaacaGTAAGAGAATGACCTCATGGAATGACTCTTTTCAGGACAGTGAAGATAGTAAATGCTTTCCTAAACAACTAGAGGCTTTTAAGGCTCAGGAGAAATCTCTTGAAATGCAGATGTATCAAGGGAATCATCTGGAAATGGCcatgaatttgaattctgatgTCATTAGAAATCAGAAAAGTCATATTGGAGAAATGCTTTATGGAAGTAAAAAaggtgggaaagccttcagtcaGGACTCTAAGCTCAATACTCTTCAGAAATCTCACATTACAGAGGAGCCTGTTGAATATAAGGAATTTGAAACAAGCATAAACCATCACTCATCTCTTCCTTGCCATCCCAGTTTATACCCTATAATGAAAAGATATACATGTCATCACTGTGGAAATGCCATTGATTGGAACTTGGATTTTATTAGGCATCAGAAGATtcacattggaaaaaaattttataaatgttatcaatgtggaaagacttccAGTCTTATTGTACATcaaagaatccacactggagagaagcttTATGAATGTAAtaagtgtggaaagactttcagaagGAGCTCTAAACTTGccgaacatcagagaatccacactggagagaaaccttatgaatgtaatcagtgtggaaagactttcacacacAGCTCCTATCTTAGtagacatcagagaatccacactggagagaaaccttttgaatgtaatcagtgtgggaagACTTTCTCAGACAGTTCCAGTTTTGGtagacatcagagaatccacactggggagaaaccttatgaatgtaatcagtgtggaaagactttcatacAAAGCTCCCATCTTCTTGCACATCAGAGAAtgcacactggagagaaaccttatgaatgtggtCAGTGTGGAATGACTTTTGTACATAGTTCCAGTCTTGCTAAGCATCAgcgaatccacactggagagaaaccttatgaatgtaatcagtgtggaaaaacTTTCACAGAGAGTTACAGTCTTGTTAAGCATCAGAGAATacacactggggagaaaccttatgaatgtaatcaatgtggaaagactttcacacaaAGGTCCAATCTTGTTgaccatcagagaatccacactggagagaaaccttatgaatgtaaacagtgtggaaagactttcacatggaGCTCTAAACTTGctaagcatcagagaatccacactagagagaaaccttatgtatgtaatcagtgtggaaaggctttcacaaagAGCTGTAAACttgctgaacatcagagaatccacgctggagagaaaccttatgaatgtaatcagtgtggaaagacttttacaAGAAGCTCTAAACTTGCTGAACATCAAAGaatccacactggggagaaaccctatgtatgtaatcagtgtggaaagactttcacagagaGTTCCAGTCTGGGTAGACATCAGAAAATCCACACCGGGGAAAAACCCTATgtatgtaatcagtgtggaaagactttctcAGAGAGTTccaatcttgctgcacatcagagaattcacactggggagaaaccctatgtatgtaatcagtgtggaaagacgtTCACACACAGCTCTTATCTTGGtagacatcagagaatccacactggagagaagccttatgaatgtaaacagtgtggaaagactttcagaagGAGCTCTAAACTTGccgaacatcagagaatccacactggagagaaaccttatgaatgtaatcagtgtggaaagactttcacacacAGCTCCTATCTTAGtagacatcagagaatccacactggagaaaaaccttttgaatgtaatcagtgtgggaagACTTTCTCAGACAGTTCCAGTCTTGGtagacatcagagaattcacactggggagaaaccttatgaatgtaatcagtgtggaaagactttcatacAAAGCTCCCATCTTCTTGTACATCAGAGAAtgcacactggagagaaaccttatgaatgtggtCAGTGTGGAATGGCTTTTGTACATAGTTCCAGTCTTGCTAAGCATCAgcgaatccacactggagagaaaccttatgaatgtaatcagtgtggaaagactttcacagagaGTTACAGTCTTGTTAAGCATCAGAGAATACACAAtggggagaaaccttatgaatgtattcagtgtggaaagactttcacacaaAGATCCAATCTTGTTgaccatcagagaatccacactggagagaaaccttatgaatgtaaacagtgtggaaagactttcacatggaGCTCTAAACTTGCTAAacatcagaaaatccacactggaAAGAAATCTTAG
- the LOC122751841 gene encoding zinc finger protein 420-like isoform X2, whose protein sequence is MLENVQNLLSVGIPVSREDLSSPFQEGPRGFCPGGETRFEVKDMTTMVSILMEEFGQQRFESNGACTFSLREICDSNIKVDKNPKRICEVDEIRNRFIQSKILANSKRMTSWNDSFQDSEDSKCFPKQLEAFKAQEKSLEMQMYQGNHLEMAMNLNSDVIRNQKSHIGEMLYGSKKGGKAFSQDSKLNTLQKSHITEEPVEYKEFETSINHHSSLPCHPSLYPIMKRYTCHHCGNAIDWNLDFIRHQKIHIGKKFYKCYQCGKTSSLIVHQRIHTGEKLYECNKCGKTFRRSSKLAEHQRIHTGEKPYECNQCGKTFTHSSYLSRHQRIHTGEKPFECNQCGKTFSDSSSFGRHQRIHTGEKPYECNQCGKTFIQSSHLLAHQRMHTGEKPYECGQCGMTFVHSSSLAKHQRIHTGEKPYECNQCGKTFTESYSLVKHQRIHTGEKPYECNQCGKTFTQRSNLVDHQRIHTGEKPYECKQCGKTFTWSSKLAKHQRIHTREKPYVCNQCGKAFTKSCKLAEHQRIHAGEKPYECNQCGKTFTRSSKLAEHQRIHTGEKPYVCNQCGKTFTESSSLGRHQKIHTGEKPYVCNQCGKTFSESSNLAAHQRIHTGEKPYVCNQCGKTFTHSSYLGRHQRIHTGEKPYECKQCGKTFRRSSKLAEHQRIHTGEKPYECNQCGKTFTHSSYLSRHQRIHTGEKPFECNQCGKTFSDSSSLGRHQRIHTGEKPYECNQCGKTFIQSSHLLVHQRMHTGEKPYECGQCGMAFVHSSSLAKHQRIHTGEKPYECNQCGKTFTESYSLVKHQRIHNGEKPYECIQCGKTFTQRSNLVDHQRIHTGEKPYECKQCGKTFTWSSKLAKHQKIHTGKKS, encoded by the exons atgctggagaatgtccagaaccTGCTCTCTGTGG GAATTCCAGTCTCTAGAGAAGATCTGAGCTCCCCTTTCCAGGAAGGTCCAAGGGGCTTCTGTCCAG gtggagagaccagatttgaagtgaAGGATATGACTACAATGGTGAGCATTCTTATGGAAGAATTTGGCCAGCAGAGATTTGAGAGTAATGGTGCCTGTACCTTCAGTCTTAGAGAAATTTGTGACTCTAATATCAAGGTGGATAAAAATCCAAAAAGAATCTGTGAGGTTGATGAAATTAGAAATAGATTCATacagtctaaaattctagctaacaGTAAGAGAATGACCTCATGGAATGACTCTTTTCAGGACAGTGAAGATAGTAAATGCTTTCCTAAACAACTAGAGGCTTTTAAGGCTCAGGAGAAATCTCTTGAAATGCAGATGTATCAAGGGAATCATCTGGAAATGGCcatgaatttgaattctgatgTCATTAGAAATCAGAAAAGTCATATTGGAGAAATGCTTTATGGAAGTAAAAAaggtgggaaagccttcagtcaGGACTCTAAGCTCAATACTCTTCAGAAATCTCACATTACAGAGGAGCCTGTTGAATATAAGGAATTTGAAACAAGCATAAACCATCACTCATCTCTTCCTTGCCATCCCAGTTTATACCCTATAATGAAAAGATATACATGTCATCACTGTGGAAATGCCATTGATTGGAACTTGGATTTTATTAGGCATCAGAAGATtcacattggaaaaaaattttataaatgttatcaatgtggaaagacttccAGTCTTATTGTACATcaaagaatccacactggagagaagcttTATGAATGTAAtaagtgtggaaagactttcagaagGAGCTCTAAACTTGccgaacatcagagaatccacactggagagaaaccttatgaatgtaatcagtgtggaaagactttcacacacAGCTCCTATCTTAGtagacatcagagaatccacactggagagaaaccttttgaatgtaatcagtgtgggaagACTTTCTCAGACAGTTCCAGTTTTGGtagacatcagagaatccacactggggagaaaccttatgaatgtaatcagtgtggaaagactttcatacAAAGCTCCCATCTTCTTGCACATCAGAGAAtgcacactggagagaaaccttatgaatgtggtCAGTGTGGAATGACTTTTGTACATAGTTCCAGTCTTGCTAAGCATCAgcgaatccacactggagagaaaccttatgaatgtaatcagtgtggaaaaacTTTCACAGAGAGTTACAGTCTTGTTAAGCATCAGAGAATacacactggggagaaaccttatgaatgtaatcaatgtggaaagactttcacacaaAGGTCCAATCTTGTTgaccatcagagaatccacactggagagaaaccttatgaatgtaaacagtgtggaaagactttcacatggaGCTCTAAACTTGctaagcatcagagaatccacactagagagaaaccttatgtatgtaatcagtgtggaaaggctttcacaaagAGCTGTAAACttgctgaacatcagagaatccacgctggagagaaaccttatgaatgtaatcagtgtggaaagacttttacaAGAAGCTCTAAACTTGCTGAACATCAAAGaatccacactggggagaaaccctatgtatgtaatcagtgtggaaagactttcacagagaGTTCCAGTCTGGGTAGACATCAGAAAATCCACACCGGGGAAAAACCCTATgtatgtaatcagtgtggaaagactttctcAGAGAGTTccaatcttgctgcacatcagagaattcacactggggagaaaccctatgtatgtaatcagtgtggaaagacgtTCACACACAGCTCTTATCTTGGtagacatcagagaatccacactggagagaagccttatgaatgtaaacagtgtggaaagactttcagaagGAGCTCTAAACTTGccgaacatcagagaatccacactggagagaaaccttatgaatgtaatcagtgtggaaagactttcacacacAGCTCCTATCTTAGtagacatcagagaatccacactggagaaaaaccttttgaatgtaatcagtgtgggaagACTTTCTCAGACAGTTCCAGTCTTGGtagacatcagagaattcacactggggagaaaccttatgaatgtaatcagtgtggaaagactttcatacAAAGCTCCCATCTTCTTGTACATCAGAGAAtgcacactggagagaaaccttatgaatgtggtCAGTGTGGAATGGCTTTTGTACATAGTTCCAGTCTTGCTAAGCATCAgcgaatccacactggagagaaaccttatgaatgtaatcagtgtggaaagactttcacagagaGTTACAGTCTTGTTAAGCATCAGAGAATACACAAtggggagaaaccttatgaatgtattcagtgtggaaagactttcacacaaAGATCCAATCTTGTTgaccatcagagaatccacactggagagaaaccttatgaatgtaaacagtgtggaaagactttcacatggaGCTCTAAACTTGCTAAacatcagaaaatccacactggaAAGAAATCTTAG
- the LOC122751841 gene encoding zinc finger protein 271-like isoform X1, with amino-acid sequence MEPERMASGTQRPSSQELVTFKDVAVDFTQEEWRLLDHSQRELYKEVMLENVQNLLSVGIPVSREDLSSPFQEGPRGFCPGGETRFEVKDMTTMVSILMEEFGQQRFESNGACTFSLREICDSNIKVDKNPKRICEVDEIRNRFIQSKILANSKRMTSWNDSFQDSEDSKCFPKQLEAFKAQEKSLEMQMYQGNHLEMAMNLNSDVIRNQKSHIGEMLYGSKKGGKAFSQDSKLNTLQKSHITEEPVEYKEFETSINHHSSLPCHPSLYPIMKRYTCHHCGNAIDWNLDFIRHQKIHIGKKFYKCYQCGKTSSLIVHQRIHTGEKLYECNKCGKTFRRSSKLAEHQRIHTGEKPYECNQCGKTFTHSSYLSRHQRIHTGEKPFECNQCGKTFSDSSSFGRHQRIHTGEKPYECNQCGKTFIQSSHLLAHQRMHTGEKPYECGQCGMTFVHSSSLAKHQRIHTGEKPYECNQCGKTFTESYSLVKHQRIHTGEKPYECNQCGKTFTQRSNLVDHQRIHTGEKPYECKQCGKTFTWSSKLAKHQRIHTREKPYVCNQCGKAFTKSCKLAEHQRIHAGEKPYECNQCGKTFTRSSKLAEHQRIHTGEKPYVCNQCGKTFTESSSLGRHQKIHTGEKPYVCNQCGKTFSESSNLAAHQRIHTGEKPYVCNQCGKTFTHSSYLGRHQRIHTGEKPYECKQCGKTFRRSSKLAEHQRIHTGEKPYECNQCGKTFTHSSYLSRHQRIHTGEKPFECNQCGKTFSDSSSLGRHQRIHTGEKPYECNQCGKTFIQSSHLLVHQRMHTGEKPYECGQCGMAFVHSSSLAKHQRIHTGEKPYECNQCGKTFTESYSLVKHQRIHNGEKPYECIQCGKTFTQRSNLVDHQRIHTGEKPYECKQCGKTFTWSSKLAKHQKIHTGKKS; translated from the exons ATGGAGCCAGAGAGGATGGCCTCTGGGACCCAGAGACCCTCATCCCAG GAGTtggtgacattcaaggatgtggctgtggatttcacccaggaggagtggcGCCTCTTGGACCATTCTCAGAGAGAGctgtacaaggaggtcatgctggagaatgtccagaaccTGCTCTCTGTGG GAATTCCAGTCTCTAGAGAAGATCTGAGCTCCCCTTTCCAGGAAGGTCCAAGGGGCTTCTGTCCAG gtggagagaccagatttgaagtgaAGGATATGACTACAATGGTGAGCATTCTTATGGAAGAATTTGGCCAGCAGAGATTTGAGAGTAATGGTGCCTGTACCTTCAGTCTTAGAGAAATTTGTGACTCTAATATCAAGGTGGATAAAAATCCAAAAAGAATCTGTGAGGTTGATGAAATTAGAAATAGATTCATacagtctaaaattctagctaacaGTAAGAGAATGACCTCATGGAATGACTCTTTTCAGGACAGTGAAGATAGTAAATGCTTTCCTAAACAACTAGAGGCTTTTAAGGCTCAGGAGAAATCTCTTGAAATGCAGATGTATCAAGGGAATCATCTGGAAATGGCcatgaatttgaattctgatgTCATTAGAAATCAGAAAAGTCATATTGGAGAAATGCTTTATGGAAGTAAAAAaggtgggaaagccttcagtcaGGACTCTAAGCTCAATACTCTTCAGAAATCTCACATTACAGAGGAGCCTGTTGAATATAAGGAATTTGAAACAAGCATAAACCATCACTCATCTCTTCCTTGCCATCCCAGTTTATACCCTATAATGAAAAGATATACATGTCATCACTGTGGAAATGCCATTGATTGGAACTTGGATTTTATTAGGCATCAGAAGATtcacattggaaaaaaattttataaatgttatcaatgtggaaagacttccAGTCTTATTGTACATcaaagaatccacactggagagaagcttTATGAATGTAAtaagtgtggaaagactttcagaagGAGCTCTAAACTTGccgaacatcagagaatccacactggagagaaaccttatgaatgtaatcagtgtggaaagactttcacacacAGCTCCTATCTTAGtagacatcagagaatccacactggagagaaaccttttgaatgtaatcagtgtgggaagACTTTCTCAGACAGTTCCAGTTTTGGtagacatcagagaatccacactggggagaaaccttatgaatgtaatcagtgtggaaagactttcatacAAAGCTCCCATCTTCTTGCACATCAGAGAAtgcacactggagagaaaccttatgaatgtggtCAGTGTGGAATGACTTTTGTACATAGTTCCAGTCTTGCTAAGCATCAgcgaatccacactggagagaaaccttatgaatgtaatcagtgtggaaaaacTTTCACAGAGAGTTACAGTCTTGTTAAGCATCAGAGAATacacactggggagaaaccttatgaatgtaatcaatgtggaaagactttcacacaaAGGTCCAATCTTGTTgaccatcagagaatccacactggagagaaaccttatgaatgtaaacagtgtggaaagactttcacatggaGCTCTAAACTTGctaagcatcagagaatccacactagagagaaaccttatgtatgtaatcagtgtggaaaggctttcacaaagAGCTGTAAACttgctgaacatcagagaatccacgctggagagaaaccttatgaatgtaatcagtgtggaaagacttttacaAGAAGCTCTAAACTTGCTGAACATCAAAGaatccacactggggagaaaccctatgtatgtaatcagtgtggaaagactttcacagagaGTTCCAGTCTGGGTAGACATCAGAAAATCCACACCGGGGAAAAACCCTATgtatgtaatcagtgtggaaagactttctcAGAGAGTTccaatcttgctgcacatcagagaattcacactggggagaaaccctatgtatgtaatcagtgtggaaagacgtTCACACACAGCTCTTATCTTGGtagacatcagagaatccacactggagagaagccttatgaatgtaaacagtgtggaaagactttcagaagGAGCTCTAAACTTGccgaacatcagagaatccacactggagagaaaccttatgaatgtaatcagtgtggaaagactttcacacacAGCTCCTATCTTAGtagacatcagagaatccacactggagaaaaaccttttgaatgtaatcagtgtgggaagACTTTCTCAGACAGTTCCAGTCTTGGtagacatcagagaattcacactggggagaaaccttatgaatgtaatcagtgtggaaagactttcatacAAAGCTCCCATCTTCTTGTACATCAGAGAAtgcacactggagagaaaccttatgaatgtggtCAGTGTGGAATGGCTTTTGTACATAGTTCCAGTCTTGCTAAGCATCAgcgaatccacactggagagaaaccttatgaatgtaatcagtgtggaaagactttcacagagaGTTACAGTCTTGTTAAGCATCAGAGAATACACAAtggggagaaaccttatgaatgtattcagtgtggaaagactttcacacaaAGATCCAATCTTGTTgaccatcagagaatccacactggagagaaaccttatgaatgtaaacagtgtggaaagactttcacatggaGCTCTAAACTTGCTAAacatcagaaaatccacactggaAAGAAATCTTAG